The following are encoded together in the Parabacteroides chongii genome:
- a CDS encoding type II toxin-antitoxin system HicA family toxin, translating to MKYNELERLVKKAGCYDTGRQQAGHPLWYSPKTGKTFQMSNHEKQEVANGTLKAIKKAAGI from the coding sequence ATGAAGTACAATGAATTAGAAAGATTGGTAAAGAAAGCCGGATGTTACGATACCGGTAGGCAACAAGCGGGACACCCATTATGGTATTCCCCTAAAACTGGAAAAACTTTTCAAATGAGCAATCATGAAAAGCAGGAAGTGGCAAATGGAACATTAAAAGCAATCAAGAAGGCGGCAGGAATATAA